In Fragaria vesca subsp. vesca linkage group LG5, FraVesHawaii_1.0, whole genome shotgun sequence, the genomic stretch TGACTAATAGAGAATCACTATCCACTAATCTACAATATCAATATGTACGTAACCCAGTAAACTAAACATCCATATATAGGCTTATAAAAGGCAGCATGCAGTAGCAGGTTTAGTTGCAGTAGCACTAGTAGTGCTATGGAACTTGGAAATGAGATCGGAAAGCTCCATATAATGGGCGGAGGGATTGCTGGTTTCAAGGAGACGAAGAATGTAGAGGAAGAGATCGACGTCGCAGGCTATTCTTAGGGCTCCATCGTATGAATAACCGAACTCTTGCTCGGCAGAGAGCTCCAGTAGACTCTGGAAAAGTGGGTGGTTTAGGTAATTGGCTTCAATCTCAAACTTGCACATCATGTTAACGTCTCTACCAACGTACACCCGGACTTGACCGGCTTGTGCCACAGGCACCACTCGAGAGTCGTCCGAGATGGAGGGAAACCCCTTTGCTCCACAGAACAAGAACTTCTTGACAAAGCTACTCACCATGATGGATCAGCTGGTTATAGCTTCTTTTGCACTGCAATATATATATGATAGGAATATATGAATGAATGAAATGAAGTGAATGAATGGCAAAGGATACTCCTACATTATATAGATCGTGGAGTTAAATAAGAAGTGGGTGCGCATCAAATTAAGCTAGTTGATGCATGGCGCCTCAGTAGTCCTCATGCAAAGTAAACGGCAAGGAAGGAGGTGCAGCCGCGGAATACAAGGTGGCCTTGGGCCCGCAAGCTAGACTGACTGGCTCTCTGCTGGCTTGGCCGAAAAGTTAAGCTGCGTGATTAGTATCTACTTAACTAGCAAACCAAAGTAGGGTATCCATTTGCTACAATAATCGATCTTCTTCGGTGTGCTTGCTTGAAGAACAAGTTAACTTGTCCGACTAACCTTGCGTTGCGACATGCACAGTGCGACGGTGTTTCATCATTTTCCACCAGGAAATAGAGGTTAGATCTAAGTATAGCAAGACGTGCTTTCTCTCATCTACTACTTAATTTCCACTCTCATTGGCGTGCTCCTCAAACTAGAGTAAGTAGAGTTACCATATACAATGATCGATGTAATGATTCAAATCAATTAGTTAGGAGCAGAGCTGTTATACGGCATGAAGGTACGGAGCTGAATGATTATTGTTATAAAGAAACAGATCCAGAATCACATGGTATTATTCCACATTGTATAAATCATGAATAAATTATATATGTACTCTAGTTTCAAAGTAGGAAGGTATACATTTAGGAAGTGTGAAACCTCGATCAAAAATTATTGAAGTGTAGAGACTGGGAGAGCTGAGATAAGCTTCCTTGTGCTGGTGCGAATAAGATAAAGGCATTGCCAGCTATATATAGAATCAACCACGTCTTTAGCTGCAAACAACATTTCTTATCATCTTCGTTCTCCGCGGAAGAAGAAAAAGAAGAAGATAAGACAGCATTAAGGCTAACTCTAAGACATACTAATAAATACAACAACTTTCTCAGAAACTGTTGGATCCAAAGTTTTATAAACCTCCGGAGTTGTGTCTTTGCACTACTAGAAAAACCGTTTATATATATATGGAAGATAATCAGTAAAATGTGCGTACTTAGAAGATATCTTACTGGTGCTCCAACTTCTAAGGACAATCATGGGTGAATTTCTCTATCTTTGATCAGTGAATTACTGTTCCTTACATCATATATCTATGAGACTATCGAAAACTAAGCGACTGAATGCATATATACTAATTGCAAGACTAAATAAGTTTGTGCGGATGAAAATGATTTCTTCGTGCAAGCTAGCTAGAGTCTGGTGTGGGGGGCATTTTGATTGAATGTACGTATATGGTTCTTGATCTTCGATCCAGTGGCGTTGATTGGAGATGGAAGTGTTATCAGAGATGATTGGAAAGTGATCCAACCTGAAGCTGGGGTTTTAGGTTTGCAGCTTGCTACTTATTCTCTGAGAATCAATTAGCTG encodes the following:
- the LOC101295141 gene encoding uncharacterized protein LOC101295141; the protein is MVSSFVKKFLFCGAKGFPSISDDSRVVPVAQAGQVRVYVGRDVNMMCKFEIEANYLNHPLFQSLLELSAEQEFGYSYDGALRIACDVDLFLYILRLLETSNPSAHYMELSDLISKFHSTTSATATKPATACCLL